The genomic interval ATCAATTCATTCATACCAGGCCCTTGGTGCCTACTTAAGACCACATAGTGCTTTAATAAGCCTGCAAACTTTGTTCTCACTTCCTTTATCTTCAAAACCTTCAGGTTGCTTGCAAACTTTGTTCTCACTTCCTTTCTCTTCAAAACCTTCAGGTTGCTCAATGTAGACATCTTTTGTTATGAAGCCATTCAAGAATGCAAATTTCACATTTAAGTGCCAGATCTTCCAACTTTCTTTAGCTATTAAAGCTGTTAGAAGTCGAATGGTATCGTGTCTAGCCATTGGTGCAAACGTCTCAGAGAAGTCTACCCCATATTCTTGAGCATACCCTTTAGCTACCAGGTGTGCCTTGTATTTGTTAACTGTTCCATCTGCATTAAGTTTAGTTTTAAAGACCCACTTAACCCCTATCACTTTTTGGTTTGCTGGTTTGTCTACAAGATGCCAAGTTTGGTTCTTGTTAATCATCTCAATCTCATCACACATAGCTTTAATCCAGTGTTGATCTTTAGTTGCCTCTATATAACTTGTTGGCTCCAAGATAATAACATTGCAACACTCATACACATCTTGCAGAGATCTTGTGCCTCGCACTAGATAATCATCAATATTTTCATCTTTAAGCTGATTCTCCAATTGAGCTGGACCATCATTAATAATACTCAAGTCTTTTGAGCTTTCAACTGAGTTTGTCCCCCAATTGCACCTACTGAATTCATCAAATGCAACATCTCTACTGACTTGAACCTTCTTGGTCTCAACATCATATAGTCGATATCCTTCGGAGATTTCGCTGAAGCCAAGATTAATAACAACCTGTGTCTTAGCATCCAACTTCGATATCTTTTCATCAGGAATTTGGGCATAGCTTACACAGCCGAACACTCTTATGTGAGAGATCGACAGCTTGTATCCAAACCAAGCTTCATGAGGAGTCTTTGAATTCAAGCTTTGAGTTGACAAAATATTTAGCAAATTCACAGCAACATTGATAGCTTCTACCTAGAAGCTTTTTGGTAatcatttctaaaaaaaaagacatcGAGCCATCTTAATTATGGTTCGattctttctctcactaaccCCATTTTGTTGGAGACAATAGGGTATTGTTAACTAATGCTTTGTACCATTCTGAGCTAAGAAATTCTTAAACTCATTAGATAGAAACTTAGTACCATTGTCAATTCTCAACATCTTTATAGCTAGACTAGATTCTTTTTCCATAAGAGCTTTAAAATTCAGAAACTTAGCATAAACTTCTAACACCTAAAGCCAAAGCTTACAACCAAGTCAGCTTGACAATGCTCTTGGCTTACCAACCACACTAATCTTTATAAATAACCTTTGTCGTGATAggcaatttaatctttttctttttgtacaAAATTAGGGAAATCTTTAATACAGCAacctaaaaaattatttgaaataattaaaaagaagatagaaatTATTGACACTCTCTAACCTGGTTAGCTACCGTGATAAATActatatataatcataaatagTACATTTAATGTAACCTACCTTATGCAATAATCAAACTTTAATAAATTGTAAATATTGTTGTAAGATAAAGAATATTGCAATCAAACAATAACATAAAATCTTGTCCTTTAGGGTCTGGTCATTATCGAGATCTTTGTAAAAAGTATTTCAAGAGTAAAACTTTGAGTATACTAGATAGATGTGGAGGAGTACGATCTTAAAATCGTTTAGAGATGAGATTAATCTCAAACAAAGACTAAAGATATTATTGACGTAAGATAAAAAATACGATCAGACTACAATATGATATCATTTTAGGGTTCGATCTTTGTAAAGAGTACTTTGAGAATAAAATTCTGAATGTGCTAGATCGATATGAAATAACACACTCTTAACAATGTTTGAGCAGAAAACTAGATCCagataaaacataaagatatCTTTAATCgtatcaacaaaaaaaatggtatttttttgttaaatttgtaagctcaataaaataatattcaaaaaggggtaaattgaatatttaaaaaattttctaagtttaAAACTTAAGAAGCTTTACTTTTTGAAAAATCGTTTTGATTGAGAACTATCACAAGTaaagaaaatcttttaaagaaattaaaatttgaaaataacaAGTATAGTTAGAAGGAAGAAAAGCTAGACACAATTGTTTTATAGAGCTTTGGCCTTTTTGCCTATGTCCTTTCCCTTTCATCACTAAGGAGTTTGTATTCCACTATATCAAATGCCTTTTTAAGGATAAAGTATAAACTTTACATTAGTCTTTTCAAAGGCTAAGACTCAACTCCTCTACCTTTTTatggttaaggtataaccactCAACAATAATAACTTTCAGAGGTTAAGGtagaaacttttcaattgaATACAAGAATGAAGAAATGAAAGCTCTAATGCCTTTAGAACGTTGATAGCTTCAGTGAGTACAAAAGGTATACAAAGAATATCACAAAGGAATAAAGAAAGTCAAAGCTCAATAATCGATACAACGAGAAGATATAAAagtgagagagaaaatttgatgattttgagGATGATTCTAGTTCTCTACTCAAAGGTATGTTTTGCagtcctttttcatctttcaaaTCAACTTGAAAACTTGTATTTATGCTTTGGAAGTCCTTAGAAGCCGTTCAActtaatttgtacaaaaaaAGCCATTATTTGTGTCTTTTTTATGCTTAACAATCTTGAGGTATCCATTCTTTTTAGTTAGGTATCGATGCTTTGTCTCCTAGTCTTCCTGGGTATcgataattttaaattagaatGCTTTCTCTGTGAAATGTACCGATACATTTCTTTtaggtatcgatacttttgaaGTTGACTACTCAAGCAACAAGGTATCAAGACCTGAGGGTTGGTATTGATATTTTATACATGATGTCATAACGTGCGGGTCCAAAACCTGACCGCTTGATGTGAAATAGAGTctccaccaatctttttttactaggcgcgattggccacctattgagtctatttttttaaaatgttactTTAAACTTAAtctaaattcattttaaaaaataggcTTTAGTTTACAAAACAGTTTTTTGGTTCAAGAGTATGAATTTGGATGCACACTGATGTTTATAGGCTAAAAGGGTGGTTGAGAAATAATAAGGTGGAGGTATGTGTTTGGTTGTAAACCACTATTAGAAGGTTATGTCCGACCTAGAAGTCTCAACTTAGACATGAAGCTCTTTCACTTTAATCATTTGTGCATTCAACTCTTCTATCTGTTTCATGACTTTTTCCAAACTTTGATCATTGCTTGGGTCACTAGGTACATTACTTAGACCTTAACAAGTGTTGGACCATTCAAAGATCAATTGGCTTTCATTCAATGATGGCCAAAGTCATGGTTTGGTTTGGAGTGATAAAGATTCTTGAGGATGAATTCTCTTGATTTTGTTGAGACTTTCAACTGTTTTTGTCAATTTGGCAACTTGTCCTCTCAATTCTCGAATGACATGTCCAATCTCCTCCTGATTATGTTCCAATGCACTTATACGTACTTCCAAATGATGCCTCATGTTTCTCAAACTTCTTAACCTAAACCAGAATAAGTTAGGAAAAGAAAGTTGAAACTTCactaaaaatttccaaaatgtTTCTCTAAAAATggattcattttattttcttcaaagcaaacaaaaccctttgattttttttattggaaaaaaatatgaacaaaaataaacataagaTTGACATGATACGTACATGGATGCATGAAATGCAACGTCTCCTTGATCAATGAATGAAGTGATGTGAAATAACTACTCTTAaagtttaagaaaatttatacaCGTAATCTGAGTTCATCATATAAAATGAGAAGTAGATATTTATTCGAAATTAAAatccttctcttttttttttaatttttgaagaaaatgaaagaaacgAAAAATCCCCTTTACTTCTCCCATCTTGCTTACTAAATGGAATTCCttttatgtctttttttttgtgagaaaaaaaattgaagaaatatcattttccttttatctaaaaattacaaaaaattactaaatGAAAGAAgctatatatacaaaaaaaaaacagccgcatccaaaaattacaaaaactcAAAGAGAGAAACCTTAAGTCTCCTAGTAGCCAAAAACCATAAATCCATAAAATataccaaaaaacaaaaaaaagaataaaataaggaATAGGAAAATGGTTTTGGTTGGAGGGTTGATAGCTCATTTTAAGGGAAACTTTTGATGGGGTTTTAGTACCACCGACTATGGGAGTCGGATTTGGGTTTTGGGTGGTTCAAATCGGAGGTGAGAGAGACCTTTTGTGCCACCGGTGGTGGGGTTCTTTTTGGAGTTGGGTTTTAGGAGCTGTTCGGCAGTGAGGAGGAGCCCGATCGACAGTAAAGGAGAGAAAATGAGGGAGATCTAATCGGTTTGCTAGGGGGGTTTCTAAGTCGTGCTCCCTGCTCACCGGTAAGGAGCTGTCCGACGgtgaaaaggaagaagaagagttCAGCGCCGGAGCAAGGGAGTAACGGGAAAGCCCCCTGATTGCCGGTGAGGAGCTGTTCGgcaaataaaaggaaaaagaagggaTCAACGGGGAAgttagagagaaagaagagaaccagcagctagagagagaaacaggagaaagaaaatgaaggaaaaggaaagaaaagaatcatTTTATATCTAGGGTTAGATTGAAATGGCGTCGTTTTGGGGAAAGAAGAGTTGTGATCGAAATGACATAGTTTTGGGTGGTGGAAAGGCTGTGGCTCCTGCACCAAAACGGTTCACTTTAGGGAACAGAATCCGGGCCGTAGAGAAGCAGGAGGACTGAAGCAGGCTGGGTCTTTGGGTCAATTTGGCACATAAAGGTAAACTCCTTATCATTTTCTTCAGATCTGTTGTGATTTGGGCTGGTTCATCTTGTTGGTCCTTAGGATTAGTGATTATGTAGGATTAagattatattattttagtataatgtttttttgaaatttttagatattatctTTAGGTttaagaaaatgataaaaatagaggattataaatatatataaatgttaaaaaaatataaaaataatatacttAAGTAAGGAAATTTAAATGtaagataatatttattaatggAATTTTAGCTAAGGTAAGtgaagtatatatatatatatatatataaaagaaagaataatgataaattacaaattGGGATGTGTTTTTAGAGCAATGTAGATGGAgataaataatgaatataaaatgaatgaaacaaataaatgataggctaatatatatatatatatatatatatattaaattaaaaaaatggaaattattagattaattATTAGAATAGTTATAATAAAATAGGTATAAgaatcaatcttagaaaattaactcttaaaaaaatactatGATATTAACTACAAGTATAATATACAGATGATAGGATGATCGGTCGGGACGCAAGAAGTCGCAATCCCGGGCTAATTTTTCCTAGGTTCAAAATTCGAAttaaggctccaccagtacgatgggagggcctcgatttcaagatcccgaaattttcacaaacaaaaaatttactacacaaaaattattcaagaacaaaaaaaaaaatggataaaaattcaaataaaaaaataatgataattcaaatatatagtaaataattaatttgtgaaaatgcaatatacatgacattaaatagatagacaaacaaatgaaaaataataagaaaaatccaagacaataactaatttaaaattaagaattaaatatcaagtggtacaaattatgaattaataaatattatgtaaaaaagatgaagacaagggaaaaatgaattaaaatatagatatattaGACATTAGGTTCAAATAAAAGATTGCTTacgaaaaaatataataataataaagaaatataaaaaataaataaataataattaaatgataataataacaaaaatagttaattgcattagcatagcatatatatatatatattacatatcattgcatataaatatttttgtttataagttaagccccgatgatgggatcttccgAGGATCTTGGGAAGGCGGGTATTTCTCGAAAAGTTTCCTCGGTGAGAAGATGTCTtcgggtcccaccagtatgatgggagggctcagaaaatatctttaatagaAGGCTTTCACTcgtattaggttcattatgcacgaaaatattatttaaaaaaaaaaaacgtacgataacccgatgatgggatttattTGTCGAATTTACGAATGCGAATTTCTCGaataattccctaggtgagagaacaccccggatcccaccagtatgatgggcggattcgaGAGAACgtcctcgataaaaggttattcgttCGACATCTTTTATCtcataccatgcatttcatcttgcttcacatttgcattccattttagaatcaaataaaaataatttaataaaattagagataaaataagtgaataatagctaaggaaataaaatgaactcaaaaaaataaaacctaataggataatctaaaaatggtaccgttcatggaacgggcgttCCGGGGGTATTAATCCTTCCTCGAGCGTAACCGTACTCTCGAATCTAGATCTCGAAAAATGTAGGCCAGTTTAAGATTCTTTCGACGGGCTTAAATCTAATTAAGACTctgtcgattagaatcgagtcaataggtggccaatcacacctagtaaaaaggattggtggcgactcttagttttagagttttcactcTCGTCTGGCGATAGGGTTctcggacccgcacgttacgacagtcATCAATGAAGATCATATAGTACAAGCTTCCATTTAGTGATTCAGTTTTCATTGGTCCCCCAACGTCTGAGTGAACAAGCTCCAATTTCTCATTAGCTTTTGACAAGCTCTGCTTTGGGAATGGAGTCCTGCTTTGATTTCCTATTTGACATATTCCACAAACATATTCAATGTGCTTAATGCTTGGAAACCCTTCTACAATCTGTGATGAGGCCATCAACTTCAAGGAATTATAATGAACATGTCCAAGACGTCTGTGCCATAGTTTAGCATCACTGGAGATACATTGATAAGTTTGATGTCTATTCTTCATAAAGTCAAAAGGAAAACATTTATTCCTCATTCCAATAGTAATCACCTCCTTACCCAAGGGATCAAAAATTATGCAAGACTTATCTTTAAACCATAAGGAATAATTATCTTCCAAGAGCTGACCAACACTCAAGAGGTTATGGCTAACTTGTGAAGAATAAAATTCATGAGAAATAGTTTTGATACCTATTGGTGTTTGAACTCCCACAGTTCTTTTCCCTTATATCTTCAAATACTTGCCATCACCAATTTCCATTTGAGTCTTAAAGTCCCTATTTAGttttaagatattttcttcattaCTTGTTATGTGGTTAGAACAACCATTATCTATCAATCACTCTGCTTTTCTATCTCTCAAATCAGTGTTTCCTCTgcaacttctttttcttctactACAACTGCCTTTTCTTCTCCTCAGGTTTCTTTGACTTTGCAAACTTTTTCTATGTGACATAATTGTTTACAAAACCTACATCTCACATCGGTCTATACCAACAAAAACGATTAGCGTGGCCCATCTTTTTATAATGACTACAAGGAGGAAACTTacctctatttttcttttgtttaccATAATTCATTCTCTTctctttatctttcttttcacCTTCATTTCTTCTACTGCTACTACTTGGATTCTTGCTTTCATTCTTAACCAACAGAGCTCCTTCCACATTATCCTCATGTCTTATAGCCCTTCTTTGCTTATAGGCTTGTAAGGCATTCACCAACTTTGTAACAGTGAGTTGAGAGAGGTTTTTTGAGTCTACAAAAGACGATATTTTAGCTTCAAATTTCTCTGGAAGACTTACAAGAACCTTGTTAACAATTCTCTGTTTAGTTAAGTCCTCTCCAAGtagttttaattgattgacAAGCTTCATAATCTTGTCTGAATATTCCTTGATTGTTTCATCCTCCTTCATCCTCAAAATCTCGAACTCCCTGTGCAGATTGAGAGCTTGCATCTGTATCGTCCTTTCACTTCCATGGAACTCATCCTTGAGTCGATCCCATGCTTTGTTTGGGTTATCACAAGTCATAATTCTTGTGAAAATGACATTTGATACAGCAGATTGGATGCAAGAACTTGCCTTATATCTCTTTGCTACATCCTAGGTCACTTAAGATATgaactttcaaaaataaagtgaaggaaaaggaaaaaaaagtaaagaggatgTTTAAGAGCAACTAGACTTGACAATTCGTGTTTTCGTGTCTTAAACGTGTCAGACACgattagacacgaaacacATTAAGGCTAAACACGAACACGACACGTTTAATATTCGTGTCTTAAATTTGAAACACGTACACGTACACGTTTAATACATGTGTAACacgacacgacacgattaacacgtttTACACGTTTATTAAATGTGTCAATATacgacacgacacgattaataacgcgtttaacacgattaacacgtttaacacgattaactaaaaatatttataattaaatataattttattatttaaatttaaaatctataattataaaaataattataacaaaaaaaaataataataacatcaaatataataaaatttaatagaaataacatacataaaattcattatcatacataaggttaaaatacacattaaataattattaaaaattatttatataaggttaaaatagtttttaactattaatgtttaataggttaataaacgtgtcatgtatacacgtttaaacacgtatacacatttaaacacgataacgtgattaagtaaacgtgtttaaacgtgtttGTCGTGTATGACAAGTTAAGACATCATGTCAAACACGATTAGATACGAAATACATTAAGGGTAAATCCAAAACCTGTTTAACCCGTGTCTTCTCGTGTCGTGTTAACGTGTTGTGTCCAAAATTGTCACGTCTAAGAGCAGAATGTGAAGAAAAAACAGAACCACTTCTTCATTCATATCAGTTTGCTACTTAAAGCTTAAGTACAAGAAATAAAAGATCCATCAAACATGAAATTAGAAATTGACAACTACCCACTAAGTAAACTCAATAGATAACTGATCCATAATTCTAAGTTTGTAGACTAACATGTGCCAAGTAGGATAACCAACAATAACTGActgaaacataaaaataagacTAAATTTAAATGAGTCTTATACACCAGCATGTAGTATCTGCTGGTTGCTCAGATAAACACTAGCAATAATTAAAGAGATGCATTCCAACTTCAACAgggttaaatatttttgtgcAGTCTAGGGAAACTGGGTATTTTAGGTGGTATAAAAATTCTGAGACCATGGCCAAAATCTTAAATCCTTGCTAAGACTAGGACCGCAGGGCTACCACTTGTCCCTAGTTAAGTTAAAAAATGGAGATAAGAATAGGGAGAAGAAATTTTCGTTATAAAATAACATGTACGTGTGTCAAAGTTGTATGAAATTTTAtcagaaatgaaaaaagaaaccatATTTGGAAGTAAACTTGTCATCCATAAGAAGAGAGGAGAGAGATTTTACGTTGTAGCTTGCCAATTACACTGAATGAATAAAAACAATTGGTGCTAAATCATTGGATTGGCTTGAACTGGAAATGTAGTCATGAACTTTGGGCCTCATTATCCTATGTTTACCCCATTGATACTTGATGGTAAGTTCGACAAGTAGGTCCTGATGAGACTGATTTCTTCTGTAACGTTCCTTTTGCTATTGTTTAATGAGTCAAAATCAGCTACgatattttcttagttttttggttaattaatAAACATGATGTTGAGTCTGCACGTTTGAAACTTTGttgcttatttttaattgtttttgttATCATGTAAGCTTATTTATGAGGTCAATTTTAGTCATTTGCTAAGTGTGAGAAATAAGAGTTCTCTTCCTACAAAAAGTCTCCAGCTTTTGCTTCTTTGTTTTCCAATGGTTTTTGGTATCAGAGTCATATTCTTTCTGAACTGGGCAAgagcaaaaagagaaaaaaaaaggtgaaagagtgaaaCAGGTAAGGTAGTGTGAGTAATGGCTATGAATAGTACTGTAACTATATCTCAGCCATTGATTCCAATTTTCAATGGAGAGAAATATGAGTGCTGGCGTATCAAAATGAAAACTCTGTTCAAGTCTCAAGAGATATGGGACTTAGTAGAGCATGGGTACAATTCAGATGAGTATAAACAACAGTTAAGAGAGTGCAGAAAGAAGGACTCCGAAGCCTTACTTTTCATTCAACAAGCGGTACACGATTCATACTCCTCAAGAATTGCAACGTCCATTACCTCAAAGCAAGCCTAGGATTCTCTAAAAAAGGAGTTTAGGGGCTCATTAAAGGAAATCACTATGAAATTGCAATCTTTTCATTGTGATTTTGAAACCTTGCACATGAAAAGTAATGAGTCTGTGTAAGATTATTTATCTAGAGTTTCTGTAATTGTAACTAAAATGAAATTGTACAGAGAAGATCTCagtgataaaattattatggCAAAGGTGTTAAGGAGTCTAACTCCTAAGTTTGATCATGTCGTAGTTGCAATTGAAGAATCACATGATTTGTCTGATTATTTCTTTGATGAACTAATGAGTTCCCTGCAAGCTCATGAAGAAAGGCTGAACAAAGCACAAGACAAGGGTGAAGAAAAGGCATTTCAAGTGAAGAAAGAAGCAGATAAGTTTGAAAATTCAGGTGGGAGAGGACGAGGAAGAAGTGGATTTCATGGTCGAGGTCATGGAGAAAGAAAAGGTCGAGAACGCTCTACTGACCAAAGGCAGATCAAGAGCAATATCCAATGCTATTATCGCAAAAAAATTAGCCACAAGCGAATTGATTGTTGGCTTAAGCAGAAAGATGACTATAAGCATGATGAGCAGAAGCATGTTCATTTCATAAAGAAGACCGAAGTGGAGAGTAAGTTGTTCATGACTCATTCTTCTTCTAATTATTCTTTTGGTGATGTTTGGTTTATAGATAGTGGATGCTCCAACCATATGACTGGAACGAAGTCCTTGTTTAAGATGCTTGATAAGTCACACAAAACAGAAGTTCCACTTGGGGataataatcaaattcaaGTTGAAGGGAAGGTACAATTGCAATTAAAACAACTCGGGGTAATGTAACACTCATCCATGATGTGCAATTTGTTCTTGGTTTAGCTCATTATCTGTTGAGTGTTGGGCAATTAATGACAAGTGgatattcaattttgtttgaTGATAAGTTCTATGTGATTCATGATAAAAAATCTAGGTTGGTTATTGCTACTGTTAATAAGGCACAAAATAATATGTTTTCTCTTGAAGTGTCAAAAGTTGAGAATTATGCTTTAGTTTCCCATGGAAGTAATGAAGATTATGGCATCTTCGTTATGGACACTTGAATGCTAA from Theobroma cacao cultivar B97-61/B2 chromosome 5, Criollo_cocoa_genome_V2, whole genome shotgun sequence carries:
- the LOC18599039 gene encoding uncharacterized protein LOC18599039 isoform X2, which gives rise to MKLYREDLSDKIIMAKVLRSLTPKFDHVVVAIEESHDLSDYFFDELMSSLQAHEERLNKAQDKGEEKAFQVKKEADKFENSGGRGRGRSGFHGRGHGERKGRERSTDQRQIKSNIQCYYRKKISHKRIDCWLKQKDDYKHDEQKHVHFIKKTEVESKLFMTHSSSNYSFGDVWFIDSGCSNHMTGTKSLFKMLDKSHKTEVPLGDNNQIQVEGKGIRRELSAPYTPKQNGAAKRKNRTIVEMATSLLVAKGLPNQFRAEAVATTAYLLNVFPTRAVLNCTPYEAWRGMRPWVSYLRVFGCIAYALVKSQTQHKLDEKSEKCIFLGYSSQSKAYRRYNSKNGKIIISRDVIFNEDASWDWSSDGNVAKKQPPIHIEALEIGDPVPARSDATANSNSPSLSPNSNNLT
- the LOC18599039 gene encoding uncharacterized protein LOC18599039 isoform X1, with product MKLYREDLSDKIIMAKVLRSLTPKFDHVVVAIEESHDLSDYFFDELMSSLQAHEERLNKAQDKGEEKAFQVKKEADKFENSGGRGRGRSGFHGRGHGERKGRERSTDQRQIKSNIQCYYRKKISHKRIDCWLKQKDDYKHDEQKHVHFIKKTEVESKLFMTHSSSNYSFGDVWFIDSGCSNHMTGTKSLFKMLDKSHKTEVPLGDNNQIQVEGKVQLQLKQLGGIRRELSAPYTPKQNGAAKRKNRTIVEMATSLLVAKGLPNQFRAEAVATTAYLLNVFPTRAVLNCTPYEAWRGMRPWVSYLRVFGCIAYALVKSQTQHKLDEKSEKCIFLGYSSQSKAYRRYNSKNGKIIISRDVIFNEDASWDWSSDGNVAKKQPPIHIEALEIGDPVPARSDATANSNSPSLSPNSNNLT